The following are encoded together in the Streptomyces sp. NBC_00341 genome:
- a CDS encoding amino acid ABC transporter permease has translation MSSVLYDAQGPRAKRRNILYTVLFVLVAAAVVWWVYDGLASKHQLDWIKWKPFFTSSQPWETFIWPGFQNTIKAAFFALIIALPLGALFGIGRLSEHRWMRAPSAVVVEFFRAIPVLILMVIANQAYSEYTELDPETRLLYAVITGLVLYNASVLAEIVRAGILTLPSGQTDAAKAIGMRKGQTMVFVLLPQAVTAMLPAIVSQIVVIVKDTALGGAVLSFPELLASVRPMAANYGANTIACFTIIAVIYIALNFSLTSFASWLERRLRRAKKSTGAVVGTGPGGAPETVGAPVVIMDSSAS, from the coding sequence CCTCTATGACGCCCAGGGGCCACGCGCCAAGCGGCGGAACATCCTCTACACCGTCCTGTTCGTGCTCGTCGCCGCGGCCGTGGTGTGGTGGGTGTACGACGGTCTCGCGTCGAAGCACCAGCTCGACTGGATCAAGTGGAAGCCCTTCTTCACCAGCTCCCAGCCGTGGGAGACGTTCATCTGGCCGGGCTTCCAGAACACGATCAAGGCGGCGTTCTTCGCCCTGATCATCGCGCTGCCGCTGGGTGCGCTGTTCGGGATCGGCCGGCTCTCGGAGCACCGGTGGATGCGAGCGCCTTCCGCTGTGGTCGTGGAGTTCTTCCGCGCCATCCCGGTTCTGATCCTGATGGTCATCGCGAACCAGGCGTACTCCGAGTACACCGAGCTCGACCCGGAGACCCGGCTGCTGTACGCGGTAATCACGGGCCTGGTGCTCTACAACGCATCGGTGCTCGCCGAGATCGTGCGGGCCGGCATCCTGACGCTCCCCTCCGGGCAGACGGACGCGGCCAAGGCGATCGGCATGCGCAAGGGCCAGACCATGGTCTTCGTACTGCTGCCGCAGGCGGTCACCGCCATGCTCCCGGCGATCGTCAGTCAGATCGTGGTGATCGTGAAGGACACCGCCCTCGGTGGCGCGGTGCTCAGCTTCCCCGAGCTGCTGGCGTCGGTCCGGCCGATGGCAGCGAACTACGGCGCCAACACCATCGCGTGCTTCACCATCATCGCCGTGATCTACATCGCGCTGAACTTCAGCCTCACCTCGTTCGCGAGCTGGCTGGAGCGGCGGCTCCGGCGTGCCAAGAAGAGCACGGGCGCCGTCGTGGGCACCGGCCC